One Methylocaldum marinum DNA window includes the following coding sequences:
- a CDS encoding acetylxylan esterase has protein sequence MISAKLPFDPTYGYTLESLLQIGCPDEPDDFAEFWESRYRRALSVVPDPELSRATEDHPEFDVYDVRYRSTGDFVIGGWLLKPKHGPIRRGLVVGHGYGGRDAPDFHLSVGEAAMLFPCFRGLSLSRDPRLPQNPARHVLHGIERCESYVLGGCVEDLWLAVSALLSVFPQIEGRIGYLGISFGGGIGALALPWEPRVRIAHLNVPTFGHHPLRLALPTLGSGEAVRRYERRHGHVLETLRYYDAACAARRIRIPVHVAAALSDPFVAPPGQFAIYNALPGPKRLFVLQAGHSDYPERTEQERELLEELGCFFESL, from the coding sequence ATGATCTCCGCCAAACTTCCGTTCGATCCCACCTACGGCTACACACTGGAGTCGCTGCTTCAAATCGGCTGCCCGGATGAACCGGACGATTTCGCCGAGTTCTGGGAATCCCGCTACCGGCGCGCGCTGAGCGTTGTTCCGGACCCGGAGCTGTCGCGCGCTACCGAAGACCATCCGGAATTCGATGTCTACGATGTCCGCTATCGATCGACCGGCGATTTCGTCATCGGCGGCTGGCTGCTGAAACCCAAGCACGGACCGATTCGACGCGGGCTGGTGGTCGGTCACGGCTACGGCGGCCGGGATGCGCCGGATTTCCATCTCTCGGTGGGCGAAGCGGCCATGTTGTTTCCCTGCTTCCGCGGACTTTCCCTGAGCCGCGATCCGCGCCTGCCACAAAATCCCGCCCGCCATGTACTGCACGGAATCGAACGGTGCGAGAGCTATGTCCTGGGCGGCTGCGTCGAGGATTTATGGCTGGCGGTGTCGGCCTTGCTCAGCGTGTTTCCCCAGATCGAAGGCCGCATCGGGTATCTCGGTATCAGCTTCGGCGGCGGCATCGGCGCCCTGGCCCTGCCTTGGGAGCCGCGCGTCCGGATCGCCCATCTGAACGTCCCGACCTTCGGTCATCATCCTTTGCGTCTCGCGCTCCCGACCCTGGGCAGCGGCGAGGCGGTTCGGCGATACGAGCGGCGCCACGGACACGTGCTGGAAACCTTGCGGTATTACGATGCGGCCTGTGCCGCTCGCCGTATTCGGATTCCGGTTCATGTCGCCGCGGCCTTGTCCGATCCCTTCGTGGCACCGCCAGGCCAGTTTGCCATCTATAATGCGTTGCCGGGACCGAAACGCTTGTTCGTGCTTCAAGCCGGTCATTCCGATTATCCGGAACGAACGGAGCAGGAACGGGAATTGCTGGAAGAGCTCGGATGTTTTTTCGAATCGCTCTGA